A stretch of the Sulfuritortus calidifontis genome encodes the following:
- the glmS gene encoding glutamine--fructose-6-phosphate transaminase (isomerizing) gives MCGIVGAVARRNVVPLLIEGLQRLEYRGYDSAGIAVLDGEIKRVRRVGRVSEMQQAAAAEGLAGQIGIGHTRWATHGGVTEPNAHPHVSGGLIAVVHNGIIENHEAIRAELKRAGYSFESQTDTEVIAHLVHQRYQQHHDLFAAVEAAVRELVGAYAIAVVALDAPDLVVCARMGCPLLIGRGDGENLIASDVSAVLSSTRRVIYLEEGDVAAVRRDGILIHDQNGKPVKRREHVSDVSIASLELGPYSHFMQKEIHEQPRALADTLEAVLDEGFSPTLFGTDAGAVLEQIEGVQILACGTSFYAGSVARYWIEAIAGLPCQVEIASEYRYRPVVANPKHLVVTISQSGETLDTLEALKYAKSLGHAHTLAICNVQESAIPRASRLVFYTRAGAEIGVASTKAFTTQLVALFILAVTLARLRGRLDDEQTVAYLEDLRHLPGSVQHALNLEPQIAVWAERFGAKQHALFLGRGLHYPIALEGALKLKEISYIHAEAYPAGELKHGPLALVDAEMPVVVIAPNDSLLEKVKSNMQEVRARGGELFVFADLDSHFTESEGVHVIRTPRHVGVLSPVVHAIPVQLLAYHAALVKGTDVDKPRNLAKSVTVE, from the coding sequence ATGTGCGGCATCGTCGGCGCGGTCGCGCGGCGCAACGTGGTGCCCCTGCTGATCGAGGGCCTGCAGCGCCTGGAATACCGCGGCTATGATTCGGCCGGCATCGCCGTGCTCGATGGCGAGATCAAGCGGGTGCGCCGGGTCGGCCGGGTGAGCGAGATGCAACAGGCGGCGGCGGCCGAGGGCCTCGCCGGCCAGATCGGCATCGGCCACACGCGCTGGGCCACCCACGGCGGCGTGACCGAGCCCAATGCCCATCCCCATGTCTCGGGCGGCCTGATCGCCGTGGTGCACAACGGCATCATCGAAAACCACGAGGCCATCCGGGCCGAGCTCAAGCGGGCCGGCTACAGCTTCGAATCGCAGACCGACACCGAGGTCATCGCCCACCTGGTGCATCAACGCTACCAGCAACACCATGACCTGTTCGCCGCGGTGGAAGCGGCGGTGCGCGAACTGGTCGGGGCCTATGCCATCGCCGTGGTGGCGCTCGATGCACCCGATCTCGTGGTCTGCGCCCGCATGGGCTGCCCCCTGCTGATCGGCCGCGGCGACGGCGAGAACCTGATCGCCTCCGACGTCTCCGCCGTGCTCTCCAGCACCCGCCGGGTGATCTACCTGGAGGAGGGCGATGTCGCCGCGGTGCGGCGCGACGGCATCCTCATCCACGACCAGAATGGCAAGCCCGTAAAGCGGCGCGAGCATGTGAGCGACGTCTCCATCGCCTCGCTCGAGCTCGGCCCCTACAGCCACTTCATGCAGAAGGAGATCCACGAGCAGCCGCGCGCCCTGGCCGACACCCTCGAGGCCGTGCTCGACGAGGGCTTCAGCCCGACCCTGTTCGGCACGGATGCCGGCGCCGTGCTGGAGCAGATCGAGGGGGTGCAGATCCTCGCCTGCGGCACCAGCTTCTATGCCGGCTCGGTCGCCCGCTACTGGATCGAGGCCATTGCCGGCCTGCCCTGTCAGGTCGAGATCGCCAGCGAATACCGTTACCGACCGGTGGTGGCCAACCCGAAGCATCTCGTCGTCACCATCTCCCAGTCGGGCGAGACCCTGGACACCCTGGAGGCGCTGAAATACGCCAAGAGCCTGGGCCACGCGCACACTTTGGCCATCTGCAACGTGCAGGAGAGCGCCATTCCGCGCGCCTCGCGCCTGGTGTTCTACACCCGGGCCGGGGCCGAGATCGGCGTGGCCTCGACCAAGGCCTTCACCACCCAGCTGGTCGCCCTGTTCATCCTGGCCGTGACCCTGGCCCGGCTGCGGGGCCGGCTCGACGACGAACAGACCGTCGCCTATCTGGAAGACCTGCGCCATCTGCCCGGCAGCGTCCAGCACGCCCTCAACCTGGAGCCGCAGATCGCCGTCTGGGCCGAGCGCTTCGGCGCCAAGCAGCACGCCCTGTTCCTCGGCCGCGGCCTGCATTACCCGATCGCGCTCGAAGGCGCGCTCAAGCTCAAGGAAATCTCGTATATTCACGCCGAGGCCTACCCCGCCGGCGAGCTCAAGCACGGCCCGCTGGCGCTGGTCGATGCCGAGATGCCGGTGGTGGTGATCGCGCCGAACGACAGCCTCTTGGAGAAGGTGAAGTCGAACATGCAGGAGGTGCGGGCGCGCGGCGGCGAGCTGTTCGTGTTCGCCGACCTCGACAGCCACTTCACCGAGTCCGAAGGGGTGCACGTCATCCGCACCCCGCGCCATGTCGGCGTGCTGTCGCCGGTGGTGCACGCCATCCCGGTGCAGCTGTTGGCGTATCATGCAGCCTTGGTCAAAGGCACGGACGTGGACAAGCCCCGCAATCTGGCCAAGTCGGTGACGGTGGAGTGA